The following coding sequences are from one Macadamia integrifolia cultivar HAES 741 unplaced genomic scaffold, SCU_Mint_v3 scaffold690, whole genome shotgun sequence window:
- the LOC122069717 gene encoding adenine DNA glycosylase, which translates to MDSSLNNSSLTLGVGETKNRAASISITRARAEAECSSSSIQQPAAICLAGQQLQQQGAKLIVERGEFPKTVSALRSIPGIGDYTAGAIASIAFKEAVPVVDGNVIRVIARLKAISANPKKSQTVKSFWKLAGQLVDLCMPGDFNQALMELGATLCTPLSPSCSSCPVSGQCHALVISRTCESVQVTDYPVKVEKPKQRSDLSAVCVVEIAEGPETQKGPHSKNNKFLLVKRPEEGLLAGLWEFPSVILDGEDDLATRREAMDLYLKKSFKLDVKKSSCIMLREDIGEYVHIFTHIRLRMYVELLVLHLKGGVNLLNRKEDKEKIAWKLVDGKSIQNMGLTSGVRMVYNMIQKFKQSRLLTNSKIKRKRNQKK; encoded by the exons ATGGACAGCAGCT TGAATAATTCTTCTCTTACCTTAGGTGTAGGTGAAACAAAGAATAGGGCGGCAAG CATCAGTATCACTAGGGCAAGAGCAGAGGCAGaatgtagcagcagcagcatacAGCAACCAGCAGCAATATGCTTAGCAGGGCAGCAGCTGCAGCAACAG GGAGCAAAGTTGATTGTTGAACGAGGTGAGTTTCCTAAGACCGTCTCCGCTCTTCGTTCAATTCCGGGAATAGGAGATTACACTGCTGGAGCAATTGCTTCTATTGCTTTCAAGGAG GCAGTGCCTGTGGTCGATGGAAATGTCATCAGGGTGATTGCTAGACTGAAGGCTATATCTGCAAATCCAAAAAAGTCTCAGACTGTCAAGAGTTTCTG GAAATTAGCTGGGCAATTGGTTGATCTTTGTATGCCTGGAGACTTCAACCAGGCTCTGATGGAGCTTGGGGCAACCCTATGCACACCTTTGAGCCCAAGCTGCTCTTCATGCCCTGTGTCAGGCCAATGTCATGCACTTGTAATCTCTAGAACTTGCGAATCGGTACAGGTTACAGATTATCCAGTAAAGGTGGAAAAACCCAAGCAAAGAAGTGATCTCTCTGCTGTCTGTGTTGTTGAAATAGCTGAAGGTCCAGAAACTCAGAAGGGACCCCATAGTAAGAACAATAAGTTTCTCCTTGTAAAAAGGCCGGAAGAAGGGTTGCTAGCTGGTCTCTGGGAGTTCCCATCTGTAATTCTGGATGGAGAAGATGACTTGGCCACAAGAAGAGAAGCAATGGATCTGTACTTGAAGAAGTCTTTCAAGCTTGATGTTAAGAAAAGTTCCTGTATAATGTTGCGGGAAGATATTGGAGAGTATGTCCACATTTTCACTCACATACGTCTGAGGATGTATGTAGAGTTGTTGGTTTTACATCTAAAAG GTGGGGTTAATCTACTCAACAGAAAGGAGGACAAAGAAAAAATTGCATGGAAGTTGGTGGATGGCAAATCCATTCAAAATATGGGATTGACATCCGGAGTAAGAATG GTTTACAATATGATTCAGAAATTCAAGCAAAGTAGACTGCTCACAAattccaaaatcaaaagaaaaaggaatcagaaaaaataa